Proteins co-encoded in one Streptococcus parauberis NCFD 2020 genomic window:
- a CDS encoding alpha-ketoacid dehydrogenase subunit beta produces the protein MSETKLMALREAVNLAMSEEMRKDENIFLMGEDVGVYGGDFGTSVGMIEEFGAKRVKDTPISEAAISGAAIGAAITGLRPIVDVTFMDFLTIMMDAIVNNGAKNNYMFGGGLKTPVTFRVASGSGIGSAAQHSQSLEAWMTHIPGIKVVAPGNANDAKGLLKSAIQDNNIVIFMEPKSLYGKKEEVNQDPEFYIPLGKGEIKREGTDLTIISYGRMLERVLQAAEEVAEEGINVEVLDPRTLVPLDKELIIESVKKTGRVMLVNDAYKTGGYIGEIATMITESEAFDYLDHPVVRLASEDVPVPYARILEQAILPDVEKIKAAIVKMAKKGN, from the coding sequence ATGAGTGAAACAAAATTAATGGCTTTGCGTGAAGCCGTAAATCTTGCCATGTCAGAAGAAATGCGCAAAGATGAAAACATCTTCCTTATGGGTGAAGATGTTGGTGTATATGGTGGTGACTTTGGTACATCAGTTGGTATGATTGAAGAATTTGGTGCTAAACGTGTTAAAGACACACCAATTTCAGAAGCTGCCATTTCTGGTGCTGCTATTGGTGCTGCAATTACAGGTTTACGTCCAATTGTTGACGTAACGTTCATGGACTTCCTTACAATCATGATGGACGCTATTGTTAACAATGGTGCGAAAAATAACTACATGTTTGGTGGCGGACTTAAAACACCTGTAACTTTCCGTGTTGCTTCTGGATCTGGTATCGGATCTGCTGCTCAACACTCACAATCTTTAGAAGCTTGGATGACACATATTCCAGGTATCAAAGTTGTTGCACCAGGAAATGCAAATGATGCTAAAGGTCTTTTGAAATCAGCAATCCAAGATAATAACATTGTTATCTTCATGGAACCAAAATCTTTGTATGGTAAAAAAGAAGAAGTTAATCAAGATCCTGAATTCTATATTCCATTAGGAAAAGGTGAAATCAAACGTGAAGGTACTGATTTAACAATCATATCCTATGGTCGTATGTTAGAACGTGTTCTTCAGGCTGCTGAAGAAGTTGCTGAAGAAGGAATCAACGTTGAAGTTCTTGACCCCCGTACACTTGTACCTCTTGATAAAGAATTGATTATTGAATCTGTTAAGAAAACTGGTCGTGTAATGCTTGTCAATGACGCATACAAAACTGGTGGTTACATCGGTGAAATTGCAACTATGATTACTGAAAGTGAAGCATTTGACTATCTTGATCATCCAGTAGTACGTCTAGCTAGTGAAGATGTGCCAGTTCCTTATGCACGTATTCTTGAACAGGCTATCTTACCAGATGTTGAAAAAATCAAAGCTGCTATTGTAAAAATGGCAAAAAAAGGTAACTAA
- a CDS encoding thiamine pyrophosphate-dependent dehydrogenase E1 component subunit alpha: protein MVTVSKEKHLDMFLKMERIREFDSRINKLVRRGFVQGMTHFSVGEEAANVGAVAHLTYDDIIFSNHRGHGQSIAKDMDLNKMMAELAGKATGVSKGRGGSMHLADIEKGNYGTNGIVGGGYALAVGAALTQQYKGTNNIAVAFSGDGATNEGSFHESVNMAATWKLPVIFFIINNRYGISMNINNATNTPHLYTRAEAYGIPGFYCEDGNDVLAVYETMEKAVEHVRGGNGPAIVEVESYRWFGHSTADAGKYRTKEEVASWKEKDPMIKYRTYLTKEGIVTDEELDAIQEQVKKEIDDAYEFAQNSPDPELSVAFEDVWVD, encoded by the coding sequence ATGGTAACAGTTTCGAAAGAAAAACATTTGGATATGTTCTTAAAAATGGAACGTATTCGTGAATTTGACTCACGTATCAACAAACTTGTTCGTCGTGGATTTGTACAAGGGATGACCCATTTCTCAGTTGGTGAAGAAGCAGCTAACGTCGGTGCTGTTGCTCATTTAACTTATGATGACATTATCTTCTCAAATCACCGTGGACACGGTCAATCAATTGCAAAAGATATGGATCTTAATAAAATGATGGCTGAGCTAGCTGGTAAAGCAACTGGTGTCTCAAAAGGACGCGGTGGTTCAATGCACTTAGCTGATATTGAAAAAGGTAACTATGGTACAAATGGTATCGTTGGTGGTGGTTACGCTCTTGCAGTGGGTGCCGCATTAACTCAACAATACAAAGGTACAAACAACATTGCTGTTGCTTTCTCTGGTGATGGTGCTACAAATGAAGGTTCATTCCACGAATCAGTTAATATGGCTGCTACTTGGAAATTACCAGTAATCTTCTTTATCATCAATAACCGTTATGGTATTTCAATGAATATCAATAATGCAACAAACACACCTCATTTATATACTCGTGCAGAAGCATACGGAATTCCAGGATTCTACTGTGAAGACGGAAATGATGTTTTAGCAGTATACGAAACAATGGAAAAAGCAGTAGAACATGTACGTGGTGGAAACGGACCTGCTATTGTCGAAGTTGAATCTTACCGTTGGTTTGGTCATTCAACAGCTGATGCTGGTAAATACCGTACTAAAGAAGAAGTTGCATCATGGAAAGAAAAAGATCCAATGATTAAGTACAGAACTTATCTTACAAAAGAAGGTATTGTAACTGACGAAGAATTGGATGCTATCCAAGAACAAGTTAAAAAAGAAATTGATGATGCTTACGAATTTGCTCAAAACAGTCCAGATCCTGAACTTTCAGTTGCATTTGAAGATGTTTGGGTTGACTAA
- a CDS encoding ABC-F family ATP-binding cassette domain-containing protein, which yields MIILQGNKIERSFSGDVLFKGINIQVDERDRIALVGPNGAGKSTLLKILVGEEAPTSGDIIKKKDISLSYLAQDSRFESDKTIYQEMLKVFSALRDDEARLRQMESDMANSSAEQLDQIMHDYDKLSESFRQNKGFTYESEIRAILNGFKFDETMWDMPISALSGGQNTRLALAKMLLEGPDLLVLDEPTNHLDIETIAWLENYLTNYQGALIIVSHDRYFLDKVATVTLDLNKFSLDRYVGNYSHFVDLKAEKLATEKKNFDKQQKEIAKLEEFVQKNIVRASTTKRAQARRKQLEKIDRLDKPTASKKSAHMTFHSDKPSGNKVLNLEDAAIGYDNHILSEPISFEVNKLDAIAIVGPNGIGKSTLIKSLIGQLPFIKGQLKLGANLEIGYYDQTQSRLTANNSVIDELWSDFPRTPEVEIRNRLGAFLFSGEDVKKTVSMLSGGEKARLLLAKLSMENNNFLLLDEPTNHLDIDSKEVLENALIDYDGTLVFVSHDRYFINRVATKVLEITEEGSQLYLGDYDYYVEKKAELEELARLEAQPLTKESQENQTVNDYQLQKENQKEVRKLQRRLSEVENLLESIESSLAELSEQMLSTNDAGLLIDMQKEIDQLNEQQDALLTEWEEIGQQLEI from the coding sequence ATGATAATTTTACAAGGAAATAAAATTGAACGCTCATTTTCAGGAGATGTTCTTTTTAAAGGGATAAATATACAAGTTGATGAACGTGATCGGATTGCCTTAGTTGGGCCAAATGGTGCGGGTAAATCAACACTTTTGAAAATTCTAGTAGGTGAAGAAGCCCCAACTAGTGGAGACATTATCAAGAAGAAGGATATCAGTCTATCCTATCTTGCTCAGGATAGTCGTTTTGAGTCCGATAAGACAATTTATCAAGAGATGTTAAAAGTATTCTCAGCACTAAGAGATGATGAAGCGCGACTCAGACAGATGGAATCAGACATGGCCAATTCGTCTGCTGAGCAATTAGATCAAATAATGCATGACTATGATAAGCTGTCAGAAAGTTTCCGCCAAAACAAAGGCTTTACTTACGAGTCTGAAATTAGGGCAATTTTAAATGGTTTTAAATTCGATGAAACGATGTGGGATATGCCAATTTCAGCTTTGTCAGGTGGTCAAAATACACGTCTGGCCTTGGCCAAAATGCTTTTAGAAGGACCTGACTTATTGGTACTTGATGAACCTACAAACCATTTAGACATTGAGACTATTGCTTGGTTAGAAAATTATTTAACTAATTATCAAGGTGCTCTGATTATTGTCAGTCATGACCGTTATTTCTTGGATAAAGTTGCGACCGTGACACTAGATTTAAATAAGTTTTCACTTGATCGATATGTCGGTAACTATTCACATTTCGTGGATTTGAAAGCAGAGAAGCTTGCAACCGAGAAAAAGAACTTTGACAAACAGCAAAAAGAAATTGCTAAATTAGAAGAATTTGTTCAGAAAAACATTGTACGAGCATCAACAACAAAACGTGCGCAAGCCAGACGCAAGCAACTGGAAAAGATTGACCGCTTAGATAAGCCAACGGCTTCAAAAAAATCAGCCCATATGACCTTCCATAGCGACAAACCCTCAGGTAATAAAGTGCTAAATCTTGAAGATGCAGCAATTGGCTATGATAATCATATATTGTCTGAGCCCATTTCGTTTGAGGTTAATAAACTGGATGCCATTGCCATTGTAGGGCCAAATGGAATTGGTAAATCAACATTAATTAAGTCGTTGATAGGACAATTACCTTTTATCAAAGGTCAACTCAAATTAGGTGCCAACTTAGAGATTGGTTACTATGACCAAACACAATCTCGCTTAACTGCAAATAATTCTGTTATTGATGAGCTATGGAGTGATTTTCCAAGAACTCCAGAGGTTGAAATCCGAAACCGACTAGGAGCATTCCTTTTTAGTGGGGAAGATGTTAAAAAGACAGTTAGTATGTTATCAGGTGGTGAGAAAGCGCGTCTGCTCTTAGCTAAATTATCCATGGAAAATAACAATTTCTTACTATTAGATGAACCAACTAACCATTTGGATATTGATAGTAAAGAGGTCCTAGAGAATGCCCTCATTGATTATGACGGCACCCTAGTCTTTGTAAGTCATGACCGATACTTTATCAACCGCGTAGCTACAAAAGTCTTAGAAATTACTGAGGAGGGTTCACAACTTTATCTTGGGGATTATGATTACTACGTGGAGAAAAAGGCTGAGCTGGAAGAATTGGCCCGTTTAGAGGCGCAGCCATTGACTAAAGAGAGTCAAGAAAACCAGACAGTGAATGATTATCAATTACAGAAGGAAAACCAAAAAGAAGTCCGCAAATTACAAAGACGCTTATCTGAAGTCGAGAACCTGTTAGAATCGATTGAGTCTTCTTTAGCTGAGCTTTCAGAACAAATGTTGTCGACGAATGATGCTGGATTGTTGATTGATATGCAAAAGGAAATTGACCAGTTAAATGAACAGCAGGATGCACTTTTGACTGAGTGGGAAGAGATTGGACAGCAATTAGAAATTTGA
- a CDS encoding matrixin family metalloprotease, protein MKLIEWLFRIIWGFVQTILLLAIIFFGLIYYSNHSDSPLANQIANVTNQIVTIFNTISNSQKSSSASQHQDNDHIKDTENSKWSSNKASVYINATNPVFINAYHAAINNWNNTGAFTFTLTMNQKKANIIADQMNDSKIIAAGLAKVESQTLNHQLSSAKVYLNSYFLMDQSYGYQADRIVHTAEHELGHAIGLNHKDTENSVMQSSGSFFGIEQTDINQVSELYQGN, encoded by the coding sequence ATGAAGCTGATTGAATGGCTTTTTCGGATAATTTGGGGCTTTGTTCAAACGATTTTATTGTTAGCTATTATCTTTTTTGGATTGATTTACTATTCCAATCACAGTGATTCACCATTAGCTAACCAAATTGCTAATGTAACCAATCAAATTGTTACCATATTTAATACTATTAGTAATAGTCAGAAATCTAGTTCGGCAAGTCAACACCAGGATAATGACCATATTAAAGATACAGAAAATAGCAAATGGTCGTCTAATAAAGCAAGTGTTTATATTAATGCCACTAATCCAGTCTTTATTAATGCCTATCATGCAGCCATAAATAACTGGAATAATACTGGAGCCTTTACTTTTACCTTAACTATGAATCAAAAGAAGGCAAATATTATTGCGGATCAAATGAATGACTCTAAAATCATTGCTGCTGGATTAGCAAAAGTTGAAAGCCAAACATTAAATCACCAGTTATCTTCAGCTAAGGTATATTTAAATTCTTATTTTTTAATGGATCAGTCCTATGGATACCAAGCTGATCGAATTGTTCATACAGCTGAGCATGAATTAGGTCATGCGATTGGTCTGAATCATAAGGATACTGAAAATTCGGTAATGCAATCCTCAGGTTCATTTTTTGGCATTGAACAGACTGACATCAATCAGGTATCTGAGCTATATCAAGGAAACTAG
- a CDS encoding alpha/beta hydrolase, whose amino-acid sequence MASIAIEYKSEVMGMERQVNVIYPDQSELKAEDRGDQDIPVLYLLHGMGGNENSWQKRTNIERLVRHTNVIVVMPSTDLGWFTDTASGLPYYQMIAEELPKVLANFFPNMTKKREKTFIAGLSMGGYGAYKLALTSKKFSYCASFSGALTIPEAGEEELDEISMRYWQGIFGNPNASHFDEYYLRSMVKDFDFKTKFYAWCGYEDFLFKANEKAVQELNNLGLEIDYQKDHGKHEWYYWNQQLEVLLEWLPINYIKEERLS is encoded by the coding sequence ATGGCATCAATTGCAATTGAGTATAAATCTGAAGTAATGGGGATGGAACGACAAGTCAATGTCATTTATCCTGATCAATCTGAATTAAAGGCTGAGGATCGTGGGGATCAGGATATTCCTGTCCTCTATCTGCTCCATGGGATGGGTGGAAATGAAAATTCGTGGCAAAAAAGAACGAATATCGAACGTCTGGTCCGTCACACTAATGTGATTGTTGTGATGCCTTCAACTGACCTTGGTTGGTTTACAGATACTGCCTCTGGTTTGCCCTATTATCAGATGATTGCTGAAGAATTACCAAAGGTTCTTGCAAATTTTTTTCCTAATATGACTAAAAAGCGTGAAAAAACATTTATTGCTGGACTTTCAATGGGTGGTTACGGGGCTTATAAGTTAGCTTTAACTAGTAAAAAATTCTCATATTGTGCTTCTTTTTCTGGCGCCTTAACTATTCCCGAAGCTGGTGAAGAAGAGTTGGATGAGATAAGTATGCGTTATTGGCAGGGCATTTTTGGCAATCCTAATGCTTCTCATTTTGATGAATATTACTTAAGAAGTATGGTTAAAGACTTTGATTTTAAGACTAAATTTTATGCTTGGTGTGGTTATGAGGACTTTTTGTTTAAAGCAAATGAAAAAGCTGTCCAAGAATTAAACAATTTAGGTCTCGAAATTGATTATCAAAAAGACCATGGTAAACATGAATGGTATTATTGGAATCAGCAATTAGAAGTATTATTAGAATGGTTACCAATAAACTACATAAAAGAGGAAAGGTTATCTTAG
- a CDS encoding ribonuclease J, translating into MSDIKVIALGGVREYGKNFYLVEVNESMFILDAGIKYPENEQLGVDLVIPNLDYVIENKDKVQGVFLTHGHADAIGALPYLLSDVSVPVFGSELTIELAKLFVKGNNNTKKFNNFHVVDSETEIEFKDGLVSFFKTTHSIPESLGIVIGTDQGNIVYTGDFKFDPAARKSYETDLGRLAEIGKEGVLALLADSANATSNVQIASESEVGEEMNNVIGDADGRVIVAAVASNLVRIQQVLDAAVAHSRRVVLTGTDVENIVRTAIRLKKLMIVDERLLIKPKDMNKYDDNELVILEAGRMGEPINSLQKMAVGRHRYVQIKEGDLVYIVTTPNVSKEAMLARVENLVYKAGGSVKLITQNLRVSGHANGRDLQLLINLMKPKYLFPVQGEYRDLAAHAVVAEEVGVFPEDIYIMKRGDIMVLNPDGFLHEGGVPASDVMIDGNAIGDVGNIVLRDRKVLSEDGIFIVVITVSKKEKTIISKAKVNTRGFVYVKKSRDILRESADLVNTTVGNYLLQDNFDWGELKSSVRDELSKFLFEQTKRRPAILPVVMEVRS; encoded by the coding sequence ATGAGTGATATTAAAGTAATCGCCTTAGGTGGAGTTCGTGAATATGGTAAGAACTTCTATTTGGTCGAAGTTAATGAGTCAATGTTTATTTTAGATGCTGGTATTAAGTATCCAGAAAACGAACAATTAGGTGTGGATTTGGTTATTCCTAATTTAGATTATGTGATTGAAAATAAAGATAAGGTTCAGGGTGTATTTTTAACGCACGGCCATGCTGATGCAATAGGTGCTTTGCCTTATTTATTATCAGATGTCTCAGTACCTGTATTTGGTTCAGAATTAACAATTGAATTAGCTAAATTATTTGTTAAAGGAAACAATAACACTAAGAAATTTAATAATTTCCATGTTGTAGACAGCGAAACTGAAATTGAATTTAAAGATGGTCTCGTTTCTTTCTTTAAAACAACACATTCGATTCCAGAAAGTTTAGGAATTGTCATTGGCACAGATCAAGGTAATATTGTTTATACTGGGGACTTTAAATTTGATCCTGCAGCTCGCAAGTCTTACGAAACTGATTTAGGCAGATTAGCTGAAATTGGTAAAGAAGGTGTCTTGGCATTATTAGCTGACTCTGCAAATGCAACAAGCAATGTGCAAATTGCCAGTGAGTCAGAAGTTGGCGAAGAAATGAATAATGTCATTGGGGATGCTGATGGTCGCGTTATCGTGGCAGCAGTGGCCTCAAACTTAGTTCGTATTCAACAAGTTTTAGATGCAGCAGTTGCGCATAGTCGTCGCGTTGTCTTGACTGGTACAGATGTTGAGAACATTGTTCGTACAGCTATTCGTTTGAAAAAATTGATGATTGTCGATGAACGACTCTTGATTAAACCAAAAGATATGAATAAATACGACGATAATGAATTGGTCATCTTAGAAGCTGGTCGTATGGGCGAGCCGATTAACAGTTTACAAAAAATGGCAGTTGGTCGTCACCGTTATGTGCAAATCAAAGAAGGTGATTTGGTCTATATCGTCACAACTCCAAATGTTTCCAAAGAAGCAATGTTGGCGCGTGTTGAAAACCTTGTTTATAAAGCAGGGGGCAGTGTGAAACTAATTACACAAAATCTACGCGTTTCTGGACATGCAAATGGTCGTGATTTACAACTTCTAATCAATTTAATGAAACCAAAATATCTTTTCCCTGTTCAAGGTGAATATCGTGATTTAGCTGCACATGCAGTCGTCGCTGAAGAGGTTGGTGTCTTTCCTGAAGATATTTATATCATGAAACGAGGCGATATTATGGTCTTGAATCCTGATGGCTTCCTTCATGAAGGTGGTGTTCCAGCCAGTGATGTGATGATTGATGGTAATGCAATTGGTGATGTCGGGAATATTGTTCTTAGAGATCGAAAAGTATTGTCAGAAGATGGAATTTTTATCGTTGTCATTACTGTTAGCAAAAAAGAAAAAACAATTATTTCCAAAGCAAAAGTCAATACACGAGGATTCGTTTATGTTAAGAAGAGTCGTGATATTTTACGTGAAAGTGCTGATTTGGTAAATACAACTGTTGGTAACTATTTATTACAAGACAACTTTGATTGGGGAGAACTAAAAAGTTCTGTCAGAGATGAATTGTCTAAATTCTTATTTGAACAAACAAAACGTCGCCCTGCTATTCTTCCAGTAGTCATGGAAGTGAGATCATAA
- a CDS encoding ABC transporter ATP-binding protein produces the protein MTDKIIELIDASLTINNGFDETKTILDNVNLTIRQGDFITILGGNGAGKSTLFNVIAGTLFLSKGQIRILGQDVTHMGAEKRAVYLARVFQDPKMGTAPRMTVAENLLIAEKRGQKRQLTKRTLAHRSQDYLGLLAKTGNGLEKHLETPTGLLSGGQRQALSLLMATIKRPDLLLLDEHTAALDPKTSKSLMNLTNQFVNQAQLTALMITHHMEDALTFGNRLIVMKDGKIIQDLDQSLKAQMTISDYYQLFE, from the coding sequence ATGACGGATAAGATAATTGAATTAATTGATGCCAGCCTTACCATTAATAATGGTTTTGATGAGACGAAAACCATTCTGGATAATGTTAATTTAACCATTCGTCAAGGTGATTTTATTACTATTCTTGGTGGAAATGGTGCAGGGAAGTCAACCTTGTTTAATGTTATTGCTGGTACTCTTTTCTTAAGTAAGGGACAAATTAGAATATTGGGACAGGATGTTACACACATGGGAGCAGAAAAAAGAGCTGTTTACCTGGCACGTGTTTTTCAGGATCCAAAAATGGGAACTGCACCAAGGATGACTGTCGCAGAGAATCTCTTGATTGCTGAAAAAAGAGGTCAAAAAAGACAATTGACTAAACGGACCTTAGCTCATCGCAGTCAAGATTATCTAGGCTTATTAGCTAAAACTGGTAATGGCCTTGAAAAGCATTTAGAGACGCCTACAGGCCTCTTATCTGGCGGCCAAAGACAAGCTCTAAGTCTATTGATGGCAACCATAAAGCGTCCGGATTTGCTATTGCTTGACGAACATACTGCAGCCTTGGATCCCAAGACAAGTAAATCCTTAATGAATCTAACCAATCAGTTTGTTAATCAAGCTCAACTAACAGCCCTAATGATCACACATCATATGGAAGATGCATTAACCTTTGGAAATCGTTTGATTGTTATGAAAGATGGTAAAATCATTCAAGATTTAGACCAATCATTAAAGGCACAGATGACCATCTCTGATTATTATCAGCTTTTTGAATAA
- a CDS encoding ABC transporter permease, producing the protein MIISSVSQGLLWGILGLGIYLTFRILNFPDMTTEGSFPLGGAVAVTMMNQGHNPFLAAFLGMFAGALAGLVTGLLYTKGKIPTILAGILVMTSCNSIMLMVMKRANLGLHNLKRLQDYFPFRPDINILLMGLLAVVLVISVLIYFLYTDLGQAYIATGDNRDMAKSFGINTDRMEVMGLVVSNGLIGLSGALVSQQDGYADVSKGIGVIVIGLASIIVGEVLYSTGLTLLERLIAIVVGSILYQFLISAVIILGFNTNYLKLFSAIVLAICLMVPVLRQKLFRNVRLSR; encoded by the coding sequence ATGATTATTTCATCAGTTTCACAGGGCCTTTTATGGGGTATCCTTGGTTTAGGGATTTATCTGACTTTTCGGATTCTAAATTTTCCTGACATGACAACAGAGGGCTCTTTTCCTTTGGGAGGAGCAGTCGCTGTAACCATGATGAATCAGGGACACAATCCATTCTTGGCAGCTTTTTTAGGGATGTTTGCCGGTGCATTAGCAGGATTGGTAACTGGACTTTTATATACAAAAGGTAAAATCCCAACTATTCTAGCCGGAATCTTGGTTATGACCTCTTGTAATTCAATTATGTTAATGGTTATGAAACGGGCTAATCTTGGTCTGCATAATTTGAAAAGATTGCAAGATTATTTCCCTTTTCGACCAGATATCAATATCTTATTAATGGGATTACTGGCAGTGGTTTTAGTTATTTCAGTTTTAATTTATTTTCTATATACTGATTTGGGACAAGCCTATATAGCTACTGGTGATAATCGAGATATGGCAAAGAGCTTTGGGATTAATACTGATCGGATGGAAGTAATGGGCTTAGTTGTTTCGAATGGGCTAATTGGTCTATCTGGTGCCTTAGTTAGTCAACAAGATGGCTATGCCGATGTTTCAAAGGGAATAGGCGTGATAGTTATTGGATTAGCAAGTATCATTGTTGGTGAGGTTCTCTATTCAACTGGACTAACTTTACTTGAACGTCTAATTGCTATTGTAGTTGGTTCGATTTTATATCAATTTCTAATATCCGCAGTAATTATTTTAGGATTTAATACTAATTATTTAAAATTATTTAGTGCTATCGTTTTAGCCATTTGCTTAATGGTTCCTGTTCTTCGTCAAAAATTGTTTAGAAATGTGAGGTTGAGTAGATGA
- the trpX gene encoding tryptophan ABC transporter substrate-binding protein: protein MKNKSLIATLLLITLLVCSALLFEKPKGPNLFLDKKVVRVGILQLITHEALDQIEKGIEDELGKSDGSKVKIEIKLMNAQGDQSKIQTMSHQLADGGSDILVGIATPAAQGLAAATKDVPVVMSAISDPVGAKLVTNLKRPEGNVTGLSNKVPVKQTVDLIRELTPSVKTIGILYASNEDNSISQVKEFQASAESKGYTIKTYSVPSTNEVSSTMSAISGKVDALFIPQDNTIASAFATVISTANNAGLPVYSSVDTMVKDGSLASISQSQYQLGVETAKQVKALISGKKVSQVPVKIVDTGKPVLNLQAAKSLGITVPDQLKKTSDILVKE from the coding sequence ATGAAAAATAAAAGTTTAATTGCAACATTATTGTTAATCACACTCCTAGTTTGTAGTGCTTTGCTATTTGAAAAACCGAAAGGACCAAATCTATTCTTGGATAAAAAGGTTGTACGCGTTGGGATTCTTCAATTAATCACACATGAAGCATTGGATCAAATTGAAAAAGGGATTGAGGATGAATTAGGGAAATCAGATGGTTCAAAAGTGAAAATCGAGATTAAATTGATGAATGCTCAGGGTGATCAAAGTAAGATTCAGACCATGAGTCATCAATTGGCTGATGGTGGCAGTGATATTTTGGTCGGAATTGCTACGCCTGCAGCCCAGGGTTTAGCTGCAGCCACTAAGGATGTTCCGGTTGTTATGTCTGCCATCTCTGATCCGGTTGGCGCCAAATTAGTTACAAATCTCAAACGGCCTGAGGGGAATGTAACAGGTTTGTCTAATAAGGTACCCGTTAAGCAAACAGTCGACTTAATCAGAGAATTAACACCAAGTGTGAAGACTATCGGTATCCTTTATGCTAGCAACGAAGATAATTCGATTTCTCAAGTCAAAGAGTTCCAAGCCTCAGCAGAATCTAAAGGCTATACAATTAAGACCTACTCAGTCCCTTCAACGAATGAAGTCTCATCAACCATGTCTGCTATATCAGGAAAAGTCGATGCCTTGTTTATTCCTCAGGATAATACAATTGCATCAGCCTTCGCTACAGTTATATCGACAGCTAACAATGCTGGCCTACCAGTCTACTCTAGTGTGGATACAATGGTTAAGGATGGTAGCCTTGCTTCAATTTCCCAAAGCCAATATCAATTAGGTGTAGAAACTGCAAAACAAGTTAAGGCACTGATTTCAGGTAAGAAAGTGTCGCAAGTACCAGTTAAGATTGTCGACACTGGAAAACCAGTTCTAAATTTACAAGCCGCAAAAAGTCTGGGCATAACCGTGCCTGACCAGTTAAAGAAAACATCAGACATTCTGGTTAAAGAATAG